A genomic window from Populus nigra chromosome 7, ddPopNigr1.1, whole genome shotgun sequence includes:
- the LOC133699650 gene encoding uncharacterized protein LOC133699650: MAACGSLQHIFEKPLPENPTLLESLSSRNQIKPVKPMEQSSFTEIFDLNPEAGASRLNKNDSLEGKKSKSILDCVSRITPKNHQYTGCHQNGHNFSRMNYESLQLCTEGLGFESSDDVEYSKNDINEDWRYQEEKVRITRHAASDDLSRPRSGRRTFPPPISCIGRGGKPRAIFKSYRHDGRFVLKEVRLPTFKFLHACREDGRLTLQFVHPNDETIDEAEDEVEVEEDYEHDAREESDDEKGNDDDDG; the protein is encoded by the exons ATGGCTGCCTGTGGAAGTCTCCAACACATCTTTGAAAAACCATTACCAGAAAACCCTACACTGCTTGAATCCCTCTCATCACGGAACCAAATCAAGCCTGTAAAACCGATGGAGCAATCCTCCTTCACTGAAATATTCG ATTTGAACCCGGAAGCCGGAGCAAGTAGACTCAACAAGAATGACAGCTTGGAGGGCAAAAAGAGCAAATCAATATTGGACTGTGTCTCGAGAATCACCCCGAAGAATCATCAGTACACAGGTTGTCACCAGAATGGTCATAACTTTTCTAGAATGAATTATGAGAGCTTGCAACTATGCACCGAGGGGCTTGGTTTTGAAAGTTCTGATGATGTTGAATACTCGAAGAATGATATAAATGAAGACTGGCGATACCAGGAGGAGAAAGTAAGAATCACAAGGCATGCAGCATCAGATGATCTCAGCAGACCAAGATCAGGTAGACGGACATTTCCTCCGCCGATTTCCTGTATTGGAAGGGGTGGAAAGCCTCGGGCTATCTTCAAGTCTTATAGGCATGACGGTAGGTTCGTTCTTAAAGAAGTGAGGCTGCCCACCTTCAAGTTTTTGCATGCATGTAGAGAGGACGGGAGATTGACGCTGCAGTTTGTTCATCCGAATGATGAAACCATTGATGAAGCAGAAGATGAGGTGGAAGTTGAAGAGGACTATGAACATGATGCGCGAGAAGAATCTGATGACGAAAAAGgcaacgatgatgatgatggatga
- the LOC133699649 gene encoding N-carbamoylputrescine amidase — translation MEKGKGREVVVSALQFACTDDVAANLATAERLVRAAHKKGSNIILIQELFEGYYFCQAQREDFFQRAKPYKGHPTILSMQKLAKELGVVIPVSFFEEANNAHYNSIAMIDADGADLGLYRKSHIPDGPGYQEKFYFNPGDTGFRVFQTKFAKIGIAICWDQWFPEAARAMVLQGAEILLYPTAIGSEPQDQGLDSLDHWKRVMQGHAGANLVPLVASNRIGKEIIQTEHGNSEITFYGNSFIAGPTGEIVAAADDKEEGVLVAKFDLEKIKSKRHGWGVFRDRRPDLYKVLLTLDGSNPFL, via the exons atggAGAAGGGGAAAGGAAGAGAGGTGGTGGTCTCCGCTCTCCAATTTGCTTGTACCGATGATGTCGCAGCTAATCTCGCCACCGCTGAAAG ATTGGTTAGAGCTGCTCACAAGAAGGGATCAAACATCATTCTCATTCAG GAACTATTTGAGGGATATTACTTCTGTCAAGCTCAAAGAGAAGACTTTTTCCAGCGAGCTAAGCCTTACAAGGGCCATCCTACAATTCTGAG TATGCAAAAACTGGCAAAAGAGCTGGGTGTAGTCATACCAGTTAGCTTCTTTGAAGAGGCAAATAATGCCCATTACAATTCCATAGCCATGATTGATGCTGATGGGGCTGACCTTGGGCTCTATAGAAAATCTCATATTCCAGATGGACCAG GTTACCAGGAAAAATTCTACTTTAATCCAGGCGACACTGGCTTCAGG GTGTTCCAAACTAAATTTGCAAAGATTGGAATAG CAATATGCTGGGATCAGTGGTTTCCAGAGGCAGCCCGGGCTATGGTTCTGCAAGGTGCTGAGATATTATTATACCCCACTGCCATTGGTTCTGAACCTCAAGATCAAGGACTTGATTCTCTAGATCACTGGAAACGAGTTATGCAGGGCCATGCTGGGGCAAATTTG GTACCTCTAGTAGCTTCAAACCGCATTGGAAAGGAAATAATCCAGACAGAGCATGGAAACAGTGAGATTACATTTTACGGAAACTCTTTTATAGcgg GACCAACAGGGGAAATAGTTGCTGCAGCTGATGACAAAGAGGAAGGTGTTCTTGTTGCAAAGTTTGATCTAGAGAAAATCAAGTCCAAGAGGCATGGTTGGGGGGTATTCCGTGATCGACGTCCAGATTTATACAAGGTTCTTTTGACATTAGATGGCAGTAATCCCTTTTTGTGA